A window of Vicinamibacterales bacterium genomic DNA:
AAGGACACCTCCTTCGGAAAAACCTTCCAACGATACGGGGGCACCCCAGTTCTCCAGAGGCCGACCGGTCTTGGCGTCGAGTGCCCACAGAAAAAAGGCTGGCGTCGTGATGTAAATCACACCCCGTCCATCCACCTCACCATAGGCGGCTCCCTTTCCGTAAGCCTGCCTCGGAGAGCGCCTACGTCTGGTGGTCTCGGGCTCACGAAAAGTCCAGAGCGTTTCACCCGTCGCTGGGTCGATCGCCACTACCTGACGACGCGGCGTCGTAACCGTGTAGAGCATTCCGTCAACGTAGATTGGGGTTGACCGGGAAAAGTAGTCGATGTTTGGACCGAAGTTATCGCTACGCCAGACCCACTTCACCTCAAGGTCCTCAAAGTTGCC
This region includes:
- a CDS encoding PQQ-binding-like beta-propeller repeat protein, producing the protein MRTLLFCFGLVSAVLMAPSESALAQGLPGTEDGEWRYLGGDAGHTRHSALDQIHAGNFEDLEVKWVWRSDNFGPNIDYFSRSTPIYVDGMLYTVTTPRRQVVAIDPATGETLWTFREPETTRRRRSPRQAYGKGAAYGEVDGRGVIYITTPAFFLWALDAKTGRPLENWGAPVSLEGFSEGGVL